One window from the genome of Entelurus aequoreus isolate RoL-2023_Sb linkage group LG04, RoL_Eaeq_v1.1, whole genome shotgun sequence encodes:
- the LOC133647755 gene encoding protein SERAC1-like isoform X2, translated as MSTPRRSQQIRQERMSASALRFIHYRRLSSVVVPGLNKVLRWKDLRKVAKVTGAIVFGGCLFITYEVAALDKAVTIDTSVILQEKYKSYIYLRTSPSDEKDNLAAGLTQKTRRELHKAARRFLEISSRLLLQSLDERLTHVDADPHEVALWVLLKRTQSDNGAARIQAVQDLADNHHWHDYQYQTAAQVIDQRTAVGLARTPWADLRFFLPGPALPDLNDSFSAEDGLRHLLASLPQSEVDKCVQYFTSQALRESTHSLAAQRGGLWCFGGNGLPYAQSLTSVPSEKVESFCLQALVQHSKVQSHCDHIVSNGGLQLLQRVYQLRRDSQKIQRNIVRIIGNLALNESIHKAIVQSGWVSVLAEMMQSPHVMQASHAARALANLDRETVKEKYEDGVYILHPQTRDKQPIKADVLFIHGVLGAAFKTWRQKDKSVLDEENTKDGRDDYTECWPKSWLAADCPHLRVLSVEYDSHLSDWMAQCPAENQRKSLASRSQELLKKLKMAGVGDRPVVWVAHSMGGLLVKKMLIDASEDPDMQDLLRNTKGILFYSVPHHGTFMAEYSVNVRYLLFPSIEVRELCKDSPALRDLNENFLNIAKGEQIKVLSFAETLPTNIGPMIKILVVPAQSANIGIGDLIEVDVDHLSICKPEKKESFLYKRSLQFIQETLQSSISH; from the exons ATGAGT ACCCCACGAAGATCCCAACAAATCAGACAGGAGAGGATGTCTGCATCTGCCCTGCGTTTTATCCACTATAGGAGATTGAGTTCAGTTGTGGTGCCTGGTCTCAACAAGGTGCTCCGTTGGAAGGATTTAA GAAAGGTTGCCAAAGTAACAGGTGCAATTGTGTTCGG AGGCTGCCTTTTTATCACATATGAGGTGGCGGCCTTAGACAAAGCTGTGACCATAGACACCAGTGTGATTCTTCAAGAGAAGTACAAGTCTTACATTTATCTGCGAACCAGTCCCTCGGATGAAAAGGATAACCTTGCTGCAG GGCTCACTCAGAAGACAAGGAGGGAACTCCACAAAGCAGCGAGACGGTTTCTAGAAATATCCTCACGGCTTCTGCTTCAGTCATTGGATG AGCGACTAACTCATGTAGATGCAGACCCACATGAGGTGGCGCTGTGGGTCCTACTAAAAAGGACACAATCCGACAATGGGGCCGCCAGAATACAAGCTGTGCAGGACCTTGCAGACAATCACCACTGGCATG ACTACCAGTATCAGACCGCTGCCCAAGTTATAGACCAAAGAACCGCCGTGGGCCTCGCTCGGACTCCATGGGCCGACCTGCGATTCTTCCTCCCTGGGCCTGCACTTCCTGACCTTAATGAT AGTTTCTCAGCAGAGGACGGTCTGAGGCATCTGCTCGCTTCTCTGCCACAATCCGAGGTAGACAAGTGTGTTCAGTATTTCACGTCGCAggctctcagggagagcacgcACTCGTTAGCAGCGCAGCGG GGTGGCCTGTGGTGTTTTGGTGGCAACGGGCTGCCCTACGCCCAAAGCCTCACCTCTGTTCCCTCTGAGAAGGTGGAGTCCTTCTGCCTACAAGCCCTAGTGCAGCACTCCAAG GTTCAAAGCCACTGTGACCACATAGTGTCCAACGGGGGTCTCCAACTTCTTCAAAGGGTTTACCAGCTAAGGAGAGACTCCCAGAAGATTCAGAGGAACATTGTGCGAATCATTGGAAACCTGGCGCTCAATGAGAGCATTCACAAGGCCATTGTGCAATCGG GATGGGTGTCGGTCCTGGCCGAGATGATGCAGTCTCCTCACGTCATGCAGGCGTCCCATGCAGCTCGCGCCCTCGCCAACCTTGACAGGGAGACGGTGAAAGAAAAGTATGAAGATGGAGTCTACATTCTACACCCGCAAACACGTGACAA ACAGCCAATTAAAGCAGACGTGCTGTTCATCCACGGTGTCCTGGGGGCAGCCTTTAAGACATGGCGCCAGAAGGACAAAAGTGTGTTAGATGAAGAGAACACCAAAGATGGCAGGGATGATTACACAGAGTGTTGGCCAAAG TCATGGTTAGCTGCTGATTGTCCACATCTGAGGGTGTTATCAGTGGAATATGATAGCCACCTCAGTGACTGGATGGCTCAGTGTCCTGCTGAGAATCAAAG GAAGTCCTTGGCCAGCAGAAGCCAAGAGCTGCTGAAGAAGCTAAAGATGGCAGGGGTTGGAGACAGGCCGGTGGTCTGGGTAGCTCACAGTATGGGAG GCTTGCTTGTGAAAAAAATGCTAATTGATGCCTCTGAAGACCCAGACATGCAGGACCTGTTAAGGAACACCAAGGGCATTTTGTTCTACAGCGTACCTCATCACGGCACCTTTATGGCGGAATACTCAGTCAATGTCCGATATCTCCTCTTCCCCTCCATCGAAGTCCGAGAGCTTTGCAAAG ACTCACCAGCCCTGCGCGACCTGAACGAGAACTTCTTGAACATAGCCAAAGGGGAACAAATTAAGGTGTTAAGCTTTGCAGAGACGCTTCCCACAAACATCGGTCCTATGATCAAGATACTGGTGGTGCCAGCACAGTCAGCAA ACATTGGCATTGGGGACCTGATTGAAGTGGATGTGGATCATCTGAGCATCTGCAAGCCAGAGAAGAAGGAGTCATTCTTGTACAAGCGCAgccttcagttcatccaggaaaCATTGCAGAGCTCCATCAGCCATTGA
- the LOC133647755 gene encoding protein SERAC1-like isoform X3, with amino-acid sequence MSASALRFIHYRRLSSVVVPGLNKVLRWKDLRKVAKVTGAIVFGGCLFITYEVAALDKAVTIDTSVILQEKYKSYIYLRTSPSDEKDNLAAGLTQKTRRELHKAARRFLEISSRLLLQSLDAAKSVTQSLRLQERLTHVDADPHEVALWVLLKRTQSDNGAARIQAVQDLADNHHWHDYQYQTAAQVIDQRTAVGLARTPWADLRFFLPGPALPDLNDSFSAEDGLRHLLASLPQSEVDKCVQYFTSQALRESTHSLAAQRGGLWCFGGNGLPYAQSLTSVPSEKVESFCLQALVQHSKVQSHCDHIVSNGGLQLLQRVYQLRRDSQKIQRNIVRIIGNLALNESIHKAIVQSGWVSVLAEMMQSPHVMQASHAARALANLDRETVKEKYEDGVYILHPQTRDKQPIKADVLFIHGVLGAAFKTWRQKDKSVLDEENTKDGRDDYTECWPKSWLAADCPHLRVLSVEYDSHLSDWMAQCPAENQRKSLASRSQELLKKLKMAGVGDRPVVWVAHSMGGLLVKKMLIDASEDPDMQDLLRNTKGILFYSVPHHGTFMAEYSVNVRYLLFPSIEVRELCKDSPALRDLNENFLNIAKGEQIKVLSFAETLPTNIGPMIKILVVPAQSANIGIGDLIEVDVDHLSICKPEKKESFLYKRSLQFIQETLQSSISH; translated from the exons ATGTCTGCATCTGCCCTGCGTTTTATCCACTATAGGAGATTGAGTTCAGTTGTGGTGCCTGGTCTCAACAAGGTGCTCCGTTGGAAGGATTTAA GAAAGGTTGCCAAAGTAACAGGTGCAATTGTGTTCGG AGGCTGCCTTTTTATCACATATGAGGTGGCGGCCTTAGACAAAGCTGTGACCATAGACACCAGTGTGATTCTTCAAGAGAAGTACAAGTCTTACATTTATCTGCGAACCAGTCCCTCGGATGAAAAGGATAACCTTGCTGCAG GGCTCACTCAGAAGACAAGGAGGGAACTCCACAAAGCAGCGAGACGGTTTCTAGAAATATCCTCACGGCTTCTGCTTCAGTCATTGGATG CTGCCAAGTCGGTGACACAAAGTTTGCGACTGCAAG AGCGACTAACTCATGTAGATGCAGACCCACATGAGGTGGCGCTGTGGGTCCTACTAAAAAGGACACAATCCGACAATGGGGCCGCCAGAATACAAGCTGTGCAGGACCTTGCAGACAATCACCACTGGCATG ACTACCAGTATCAGACCGCTGCCCAAGTTATAGACCAAAGAACCGCCGTGGGCCTCGCTCGGACTCCATGGGCCGACCTGCGATTCTTCCTCCCTGGGCCTGCACTTCCTGACCTTAATGAT AGTTTCTCAGCAGAGGACGGTCTGAGGCATCTGCTCGCTTCTCTGCCACAATCCGAGGTAGACAAGTGTGTTCAGTATTTCACGTCGCAggctctcagggagagcacgcACTCGTTAGCAGCGCAGCGG GGTGGCCTGTGGTGTTTTGGTGGCAACGGGCTGCCCTACGCCCAAAGCCTCACCTCTGTTCCCTCTGAGAAGGTGGAGTCCTTCTGCCTACAAGCCCTAGTGCAGCACTCCAAG GTTCAAAGCCACTGTGACCACATAGTGTCCAACGGGGGTCTCCAACTTCTTCAAAGGGTTTACCAGCTAAGGAGAGACTCCCAGAAGATTCAGAGGAACATTGTGCGAATCATTGGAAACCTGGCGCTCAATGAGAGCATTCACAAGGCCATTGTGCAATCGG GATGGGTGTCGGTCCTGGCCGAGATGATGCAGTCTCCTCACGTCATGCAGGCGTCCCATGCAGCTCGCGCCCTCGCCAACCTTGACAGGGAGACGGTGAAAGAAAAGTATGAAGATGGAGTCTACATTCTACACCCGCAAACACGTGACAA ACAGCCAATTAAAGCAGACGTGCTGTTCATCCACGGTGTCCTGGGGGCAGCCTTTAAGACATGGCGCCAGAAGGACAAAAGTGTGTTAGATGAAGAGAACACCAAAGATGGCAGGGATGATTACACAGAGTGTTGGCCAAAG TCATGGTTAGCTGCTGATTGTCCACATCTGAGGGTGTTATCAGTGGAATATGATAGCCACCTCAGTGACTGGATGGCTCAGTGTCCTGCTGAGAATCAAAG GAAGTCCTTGGCCAGCAGAAGCCAAGAGCTGCTGAAGAAGCTAAAGATGGCAGGGGTTGGAGACAGGCCGGTGGTCTGGGTAGCTCACAGTATGGGAG GCTTGCTTGTGAAAAAAATGCTAATTGATGCCTCTGAAGACCCAGACATGCAGGACCTGTTAAGGAACACCAAGGGCATTTTGTTCTACAGCGTACCTCATCACGGCACCTTTATGGCGGAATACTCAGTCAATGTCCGATATCTCCTCTTCCCCTCCATCGAAGTCCGAGAGCTTTGCAAAG ACTCACCAGCCCTGCGCGACCTGAACGAGAACTTCTTGAACATAGCCAAAGGGGAACAAATTAAGGTGTTAAGCTTTGCAGAGACGCTTCCCACAAACATCGGTCCTATGATCAAGATACTGGTGGTGCCAGCACAGTCAGCAA ACATTGGCATTGGGGACCTGATTGAAGTGGATGTGGATCATCTGAGCATCTGCAAGCCAGAGAAGAAGGAGTCATTCTTGTACAAGCGCAgccttcagttcatccaggaaaCATTGCAGAGCTCCATCAGCCATTGA
- the LOC133648354 gene encoding myc target protein 1 homolog isoform X2 produces MQPRREETLHCSRVPLIIAFCVSVAVGLVLGALVYVLLTWFSRRRAGSARITSCPLRQSRTCPRNYPGFNRNSSSHDRRSNNSLVSAAYTFYRQTSNPDSLDPLGYKSSFRASTFHPLLHCSQIAREAEEGSQVSLPRTPTLTTTTNSAHSAATPPRPHSFWWDSGDFQATQTPPPAYESIIKAYQETHT; encoded by the exons ATGCAGCCAAGGAGAGAAGAGACACTTCACTGCAGCAGAG TCCCTCTGATCATAGCGTTCTGTGTTTCCGTGGCTGTGGGCCTGGTCTTGGGCGCTCTGGTCTATGTGCTCCTCACATGGTTTTCCCGACGAAGAGCAGGATCTGCCAGAATCACGAGCTGCCCCCTTCGCCAGTCCCGTACGTGCCCTAGAAACTACCCAGGCTTCAACCGCAACAGCAGCAGCCACGACCGGCGAAGCAACAACAGCTTGGTCAGCGCCGCTTATACCTTCTACCGCCAGACCTCAAACCCGGATTCCCTCGACCCGCTTGGGTACAAGTCTAGCTTCAGGGCGTCAACCTTCCATCCTCTTCTCCACTGTAGCCAAATTGCCAGGGAGGCGGAAGAGGGAAGTCAGGTGTCGTTGCCCCGCACGCCCACCCTGACAACCACTACCAACTCAGCTCACTCAGCTGCCACTCCACCCAGACCCCACTCTTTTTGGTGGGACAGCGGGGATTTCCAAGCAACACAGACCCCCCCTCCTGCTTACGAGAGCATCATTAAAGCTTATCAGGAGACTCATACATAG
- the LOC133648354 gene encoding myc target protein 1 homolog isoform X1: protein MAVNNTHFFMEILQSFDAVPLIIAFCVSVAVGLVLGALVYVLLTWFSRRRAGSARITSCPLRQSRTCPRNYPGFNRNSSSHDRRSNNSLVSAAYTFYRQTSNPDSLDPLGYKSSFRASTFHPLLHCSQIAREAEEGSQVSLPRTPTLTTTTNSAHSAATPPRPHSFWWDSGDFQATQTPPPAYESIIKAYQETHT from the exons ATGGCTGTAAACAACACACATTTCTTTATGGAAATACTTCAGTCATTTGATGCTG TCCCTCTGATCATAGCGTTCTGTGTTTCCGTGGCTGTGGGCCTGGTCTTGGGCGCTCTGGTCTATGTGCTCCTCACATGGTTTTCCCGACGAAGAGCAGGATCTGCCAGAATCACGAGCTGCCCCCTTCGCCAGTCCCGTACGTGCCCTAGAAACTACCCAGGCTTCAACCGCAACAGCAGCAGCCACGACCGGCGAAGCAACAACAGCTTGGTCAGCGCCGCTTATACCTTCTACCGCCAGACCTCAAACCCGGATTCCCTCGACCCGCTTGGGTACAAGTCTAGCTTCAGGGCGTCAACCTTCCATCCTCTTCTCCACTGTAGCCAAATTGCCAGGGAGGCGGAAGAGGGAAGTCAGGTGTCGTTGCCCCGCACGCCCACCCTGACAACCACTACCAACTCAGCTCACTCAGCTGCCACTCCACCCAGACCCCACTCTTTTTGGTGGGACAGCGGGGATTTCCAAGCAACACAGACCCCCCCTCCTGCTTACGAGAGCATCATTAAAGCTTATCAGGAGACTCATACATAG
- the LOC133647755 gene encoding protein SERAC1-like isoform X1, with protein MSTPRRSQQIRQERMSASALRFIHYRRLSSVVVPGLNKVLRWKDLRKVAKVTGAIVFGGCLFITYEVAALDKAVTIDTSVILQEKYKSYIYLRTSPSDEKDNLAAGLTQKTRRELHKAARRFLEISSRLLLQSLDAAKSVTQSLRLQERLTHVDADPHEVALWVLLKRTQSDNGAARIQAVQDLADNHHWHDYQYQTAAQVIDQRTAVGLARTPWADLRFFLPGPALPDLNDSFSAEDGLRHLLASLPQSEVDKCVQYFTSQALRESTHSLAAQRGGLWCFGGNGLPYAQSLTSVPSEKVESFCLQALVQHSKVQSHCDHIVSNGGLQLLQRVYQLRRDSQKIQRNIVRIIGNLALNESIHKAIVQSGWVSVLAEMMQSPHVMQASHAARALANLDRETVKEKYEDGVYILHPQTRDKQPIKADVLFIHGVLGAAFKTWRQKDKSVLDEENTKDGRDDYTECWPKSWLAADCPHLRVLSVEYDSHLSDWMAQCPAENQRKSLASRSQELLKKLKMAGVGDRPVVWVAHSMGGLLVKKMLIDASEDPDMQDLLRNTKGILFYSVPHHGTFMAEYSVNVRYLLFPSIEVRELCKDSPALRDLNENFLNIAKGEQIKVLSFAETLPTNIGPMIKILVVPAQSANIGIGDLIEVDVDHLSICKPEKKESFLYKRSLQFIQETLQSSISH; from the exons ATGAGT ACCCCACGAAGATCCCAACAAATCAGACAGGAGAGGATGTCTGCATCTGCCCTGCGTTTTATCCACTATAGGAGATTGAGTTCAGTTGTGGTGCCTGGTCTCAACAAGGTGCTCCGTTGGAAGGATTTAA GAAAGGTTGCCAAAGTAACAGGTGCAATTGTGTTCGG AGGCTGCCTTTTTATCACATATGAGGTGGCGGCCTTAGACAAAGCTGTGACCATAGACACCAGTGTGATTCTTCAAGAGAAGTACAAGTCTTACATTTATCTGCGAACCAGTCCCTCGGATGAAAAGGATAACCTTGCTGCAG GGCTCACTCAGAAGACAAGGAGGGAACTCCACAAAGCAGCGAGACGGTTTCTAGAAATATCCTCACGGCTTCTGCTTCAGTCATTGGATG CTGCCAAGTCGGTGACACAAAGTTTGCGACTGCAAG AGCGACTAACTCATGTAGATGCAGACCCACATGAGGTGGCGCTGTGGGTCCTACTAAAAAGGACACAATCCGACAATGGGGCCGCCAGAATACAAGCTGTGCAGGACCTTGCAGACAATCACCACTGGCATG ACTACCAGTATCAGACCGCTGCCCAAGTTATAGACCAAAGAACCGCCGTGGGCCTCGCTCGGACTCCATGGGCCGACCTGCGATTCTTCCTCCCTGGGCCTGCACTTCCTGACCTTAATGAT AGTTTCTCAGCAGAGGACGGTCTGAGGCATCTGCTCGCTTCTCTGCCACAATCCGAGGTAGACAAGTGTGTTCAGTATTTCACGTCGCAggctctcagggagagcacgcACTCGTTAGCAGCGCAGCGG GGTGGCCTGTGGTGTTTTGGTGGCAACGGGCTGCCCTACGCCCAAAGCCTCACCTCTGTTCCCTCTGAGAAGGTGGAGTCCTTCTGCCTACAAGCCCTAGTGCAGCACTCCAAG GTTCAAAGCCACTGTGACCACATAGTGTCCAACGGGGGTCTCCAACTTCTTCAAAGGGTTTACCAGCTAAGGAGAGACTCCCAGAAGATTCAGAGGAACATTGTGCGAATCATTGGAAACCTGGCGCTCAATGAGAGCATTCACAAGGCCATTGTGCAATCGG GATGGGTGTCGGTCCTGGCCGAGATGATGCAGTCTCCTCACGTCATGCAGGCGTCCCATGCAGCTCGCGCCCTCGCCAACCTTGACAGGGAGACGGTGAAAGAAAAGTATGAAGATGGAGTCTACATTCTACACCCGCAAACACGTGACAA ACAGCCAATTAAAGCAGACGTGCTGTTCATCCACGGTGTCCTGGGGGCAGCCTTTAAGACATGGCGCCAGAAGGACAAAAGTGTGTTAGATGAAGAGAACACCAAAGATGGCAGGGATGATTACACAGAGTGTTGGCCAAAG TCATGGTTAGCTGCTGATTGTCCACATCTGAGGGTGTTATCAGTGGAATATGATAGCCACCTCAGTGACTGGATGGCTCAGTGTCCTGCTGAGAATCAAAG GAAGTCCTTGGCCAGCAGAAGCCAAGAGCTGCTGAAGAAGCTAAAGATGGCAGGGGTTGGAGACAGGCCGGTGGTCTGGGTAGCTCACAGTATGGGAG GCTTGCTTGTGAAAAAAATGCTAATTGATGCCTCTGAAGACCCAGACATGCAGGACCTGTTAAGGAACACCAAGGGCATTTTGTTCTACAGCGTACCTCATCACGGCACCTTTATGGCGGAATACTCAGTCAATGTCCGATATCTCCTCTTCCCCTCCATCGAAGTCCGAGAGCTTTGCAAAG ACTCACCAGCCCTGCGCGACCTGAACGAGAACTTCTTGAACATAGCCAAAGGGGAACAAATTAAGGTGTTAAGCTTTGCAGAGACGCTTCCCACAAACATCGGTCCTATGATCAAGATACTGGTGGTGCCAGCACAGTCAGCAA ACATTGGCATTGGGGACCTGATTGAAGTGGATGTGGATCATCTGAGCATCTGCAAGCCAGAGAAGAAGGAGTCATTCTTGTACAAGCGCAgccttcagttcatccaggaaaCATTGCAGAGCTCCATCAGCCATTGA